A window of Nicotiana sylvestris chromosome 8, ASM39365v2, whole genome shotgun sequence genomic DNA:
TTTGATTCAAGTGCAGCTGCAGCTGCTGCAACAAAATCTTGATATGCATTGTTCAGTGCATCTACAATACTATCCATCAAAAGCCCCAGAACCGCTAATTGATCACTAAAACTCTATAAAGTTCTgcaataaaaaaaggaaaggacaAAATAAGCATAACCATCACTAAAAATTGAATCTTTGTAAACCCCTTATGCATTAACGCAAAAATAGATATGGTAGGGTAAGCAGACCACATATCACTTCATCAAAAAAATAGGCTAAGGAGATCGCATATACAAAGGAGGATCCAAGATTTTAACTTGATGGATTCAATTTTTATGTTTTTACCACTGAATCTACTGCGCatttaaaattatgggttcaaaATATCATATTTATTCAAAATTTTGGTAATCTTTTACATCTTTATCTAAGCTATGTATTGAAGTCTGAGCGAAGTTGAACCCATAGCCTGTTAGCTCAGCACATGTATACAGCGAATCataaaaagatatgaaaaaataatacaaaacacTGCATATGTAATACACTTAAGCTATCAAAATAAACTGCAATATACCATTTTGCACAACATAAATAAAATGAGTGTTCAAAATAGTGAAATATTGATATACCAATTAATGCACAATACACAGTTCAATAAGACAAATTTGGGAAGTATCCTTTTACTAATAGAGACAACAAGCATATATGCTTCAAAGGGTTTTACCCAAATTCAAGAATTCAATTGAAACGAATTTGATGCAATAAACAATTTCTTTGAAAAGTTGAAAATATCTGAATAAAACGGGGACAAATTTTCTAAGTGAAAAAACTTCATAGGATCattaagaaaatgaaaagaagaaagcaGAGAGAAGGGTTTTCAGCTTACTTGactgaagaagaagcaaaggGCTGTTACCGTTGCTGGGTTTCAACCTTCTTGTACGTTGCGCTATTTGTGTGtttctcctttttttcctttgtccGGTTTTTCTTGCTTCGTCTATTTCACTCTTCCATAATAGTCTTCCCAATTGGAAATAATTACGTATTGCACCCCAAAGGTTTTCATCTGCAACAGAAAGCTGCCTTTAGTTTCAAATACTCTTTTTGGGTAATTAAAGAATTTTATTACCTAATTTCAAGAAATCAGTTACTCTAGTAAAGTGTGACGGGTTTAAAAGTGGGTATAAAGGTTAAGATATTGAAAAAGACATAAACTCGTATATCAGGACCCTACTTATTTAttgatttaattttattttaatatcttCAAATTTGATCATCCCGTCCCTTTGGCACCTCTGATAGGAAAACTACAAAGAGAGGCAATGACTAGCCGAAGCCAGAGGTGAAATCAGAATTTCAAGTTAATGAATTTGGGATTCTATTTAAGTTATTgggttttaaattaataatttataaatatttaatttttttaaaaaggtaAATACAAGATTTGAACTAAAGCTATTGAATTCGACAGAACATGCTTCAGACACTCAAGCTCCGCCCCCGACGGGAGATAGGCTAGATAAGGAGGAAAGAAattaattcatgtaccataggtAAGTTTGTTGCTTTGCAGGATTTTAATGTAGTTGTAGGGAAATGACAccgaaaaataacaataataatactgCTTCAATATTATTTGTAAGAGGATACACGGATTGACTTGAGTTGTGCCGGGCATTGTCCTAAGAAACTATTTTAGCAATGTGAAATGTTTCCCCAGGATTAAACAAGTCCATCTCTAATTTCTTTAGAGGATACATGAATTAGCAAAATATTAAATTACAAACCCAACTATTCAAAAGAGGGAAACAAGAGAAATTAAACTAgcaaaaagaaagataaaaaaggGAAGGTGGAGAGTAAAGAAATTTAGAAGGAAAGAAGGAGAATGATTATTGATGAAAAAAGAGTGATTGATAATGGCTATTTATAGCCTCATTTGCATGAAGACTTGTTGTGCATGGCAAGAAAGTAGCTGAtcgaatttgccactttgccaaggCATTTTGCCACTTTTCTAATGTCTTCTAAAAGAGATGCCACTTGGCTTTGATTATGACAATTGCCAATAAAGTCTTTAAAACATTGTCACATTCCCCCGCTATTTTAAAGATCTTCAAAAATAAACTTGTTGGATTTGTATGGTTCAAATGTAATAAGTTTGGTGTCTTATGGACTATGAACAAAATTTAGATCAATAAAATTTAACTCGCAGAATTACTAGTGAAATATAATATTTCTATGAACCAATAACTCTTATTGTAAGTGAGAGATTTTATCAATTACATTTTGACCCCCGATAATTTTGTTGTTTAACGCGGTTTTGCGCCCAATAGGCCATGTGTTTGCCTGGTTATTCATAAGAGCTCTAGAGACTAGACCAAAATCTCATAGGAGCGGCTCACTCCACTCTCATATAGGTGAATTCATCAAGTGTATACTGCTTTTAAATACACCATCCATAAGGACCATGAATTTTATTAAGAGTTATAACTCAGCCTCTCAATTAGTAGCAGTCACGCACTCTCTTTTAGTGCATCAATACCAATATTGACTTGTCattacccatatgaacctacttcatgggaTCTCACATATGTTGGGTTACCATCTCTATTGACAACATATCGGCCTTAACCCCGTCTCTTTTGAGGTTTGAAGAATTAATTTTCTTCTCATGGGTTTAGTCAGAGGATTGACCAAATTTATctctgacttcacataatcaatggAAATTATTCCATCTCTCAACAGCTATTTTATGACATCATGTCTCAATTTCATGTGTCTACTTTTACAATTATAAGATTTATTCTTTGCAATAGCTATTGCCGCTTGACAATCACAATGCATAAACACAAGAGGCAATGCGTCCTTTATTAAAGAGATATTAGCTAAGAAGTTTCTTAGCCACTCAGCCTTAGAACCAGCTAACTTCAGAGCTACAAACTCTGATTCCATAGTCGATCTAGCAATGGTCGTCTGTTTAGCTGATTTCCACGATATTGCACCACCACCAAGGGTGAATACATAACCACTAGTAAAATTTGTCTCATCTGAATCAGAGATCCAGTTTGCATCACTGTACCCTTCTAAGATATAAGGAAATCCACTATATAGGATACCATAATTCATGGTTcctctcaaatatttcattagtCTACCTAATGCAGACTAATGCTCGATGTTGGGATTATGAGTATATCTACCAGTCTACACACAACATAGGCTATATCAGGCCTTGTAAAATTCATTAAATACATTAGACTCCCAATAATCTGAGCATATTTAGACTGAGCAACTGGgtcaccattattctttttcaaTTGAGAGTTAGCATCAAAAGGAGTGCTCACAGATGTGAtattaaaatattcaaacttcttAAGAAGTCTCTCAACATAATGTTCTTGTGACAACATTATTCCATCTTCACTCCTTATAACTTTAACTCTCAATATTGTATTTACTTCACCCAGATCTTTCATATCAAATTAGCAGACAAAAATAATTTAGTACTTTGCACAATATTTAAACTTGTACCAAATATAAGCATGTCATCAACATACAGACATATTATCACATATTCATTGTCTACCACTTTAGTATAAACACATTTATCCACCTCAACTGAAGAAAAATAGTCTCTCAGTAAGACTTGTTCAAATTTCTCATACCCTACTTAGGAGCTTGTTTAAGGCCATAAAgagatttaattaatttacaaTCTTTATTTTCTTGTCCAGGAATGACACAACCTTCAGGTTGAACCATATAAATCTCTTCTTCTAAATCACTATTTAGAAAAGCAGTTTTGACATTCATTTTGGTGGATAAAAAGCTTATGGATTGAAACTAAGACAATTAAAATTCGAATAGGAGAAATTCTAGTCACTGGTGCAAATGTATCAAAATAAtctatattttgtttttgagAAAATCCTTTTGCTACTAACCGAGCTTTATATTTATCTAAAGATCCATCATAATtaaatttctttttgaaaatccatttacaacCAATAGATTTTGCACCAGGAGGTAAATCAGTTAAAATCCATGTATTATTTTTCATAATAGAATCAATTTCAACATTTATTGCCTCTTTCCAATAATTAGCTTCTGAAGAAATATAGcttcaaaataatttgatggttCATTATCGACAAGAAAAGTTTGAAAATCATTTCCATAAGAAAAATATTCTTTCCTAGGTCTTTTGCTCCTTCTCAGTTCCTCATTAGAGGTAATCTCATTATTTGTTTCAACAGGTACATGATGAATTTTGTCAGACAATAGATAAATATATTCAAAGAACTCAACATTCCTTGTCTCAATTATAGTATTGCAATCAAACACATCATTTTTTAAACACAAGAAATCTATACTATGTTCAGCATATCCAATAAGCATGCAATCAGCAGTTTTAGAacctattttcctctttttaggTTCAGGCAAAAGAACTTTAGCAAGACACCCCCACATTTTTAAATATTTCAAGTTAGGTTTATAACCCTTCCATAATTCATAAGGAGTTTTATCGGTTCTTCTATGCGGTATTCTATTTTGTAAGTGACATGCAGATAAAATAGCTTCACCCCATAAATTATCAGGAGCATTAGAAATAACTAACATAGAGCTCATCATCTCTTTTAATGTTCTATTTATTCTTTCAGCTACTCCATTTGACTCGGGTGAATAAGGCGGAGTTACTTcatgaataattttatttttttcacaaaAATCATTTAAAGATAAATATTCTCCAACTCTATCAGATCTAATTCTCTTGATTTTTTTACTAAGTTGATTTTCAACCTCAGTTTTATAAGAAATAAAAGTATTAAATGCACCATCTTTATTTCTAAGCAAATACAACTTAGTATATCTAgaaaaatcatcaattaaagccacataatatcttttaccaCTTCTAGTCATAGTCTGCTTTAAATCGCCTAAATAAGTGTGAATTAAAAATTACAATTCAGTTTCTCTATTTACGGAAAAACAAGTCTTTCTAGTACTTTTAGCTTCAGCACATATTTCGCACTCGTTAATATTGCTTGAATTTAAACTAGATATTAATCCTAGCGACTGCATTTTCTTTATATACACGACATTAACatgtcctagtctagcatgccataaagAAATTGACTCAACCATATAAGCAGAAGAAGATGCATTTTTATTGCTAGTATCGAAAGTATTAAGTACAAATAAACCATGGTTACAATATCCATTGCCCACAAATATCATTTTTGGTCAATACGACCTCATCATTCTTGAAAGAAACCTTCACTCCAATTTTTTCTAATAATCCCACAGAAACCAAATTGGTTTGGATATTAGGAACGTGTAATACATCACTCAATGCTAGAGTTTTACCAGATGTGAGTTTGAGAAGAATTTTTCCTTTCCCAAGAACGCGAGTTATTCTTGAGTCATCaagataaatagtttcttttccttcttcaaTTTGGGTGTAagacaaaaaattatttttgtctgCACAAATGTGCCTAGTAGCACCAGAGTCTATCACCCAATTTCTCACATTAGCCACATTATTTATTTGGAAAATGACCACAACAATTATATTATCCGCTTTAGTCAAATTTAATTTTGACTTAGTGAGATTATCATTTATCCCAACTCTTCTCTTGCATGAGGTGCATTTTTCTTGAAGGTTTCAATATTATCATTGGATATGTAACCATATCTATTCACATACCTGTGTTTTGATATTAGTGTCTGCCAAGGTTGTGGATGCAATAACGTATTTGCAACACCATGGATATCTGGCAGGACAACTGGAACAGTAGCAGCAGAGACAATACCAAAATTGGTAGCACCATCAAAAATTTTGGCAGTAGTATTACTTGCCATAGTTTCTTAGATTGTAGGGAAGTGACAccaaaaaataacaataataatactaCTTCAATATTATTTGTAAGAGGATACACGGATTGACTTGAGTCATGCTGGACACTGTCCTAAGAAACTATTGTGAAATGTTTCCCCAGGATTAAACAAGTCCATATCTAATTTATTTAGAGGATATAGGaaataacaaaatattaaattaCAAACACAGCTATTCAAAAGAGGGAAACAAGAGAAATTAAACTAccaaaaagaaagataaaaaaggGAAGGTGGAGAATAAAGAAATTtagaaggaaagaagaagaatgatTTCTTTGTCTTGCTAATGATTATTGATGAAAAAGGAGTGATTGGTAATGGCTATTTATAGTCTCATTTGCATGGAGACTTGTTGTGCATGGTAAGAAAGTGGCTGATGGAATTTACCACTTTGCCAAGGCATTTGCCAATTTTCTAATGTCTTTTAGAAGATATGCCATTTGACTTTGATTATGACAATTGTCGATAAAGTCTTTAAAATATTGCCACAGTAGTTTGGTTACAAATGGAAGATAAACGATATTTCTATATTTTGTGAAATTATGACTCCGTCACAAACAGAGAACTccttgcacttcttgttatcgTCTTCATTGCATCTACTACTCCATCTTTCTTAACAAAAAagaaattttaaaataattttaatgtATTTGTTTGTCTCTGCGTGAAATAGTCATTCATCTTTTGGGGCAATTTGATGCACTTAGTTCTCATTAAGTACGAGTTTGAGAAAGGTTAAAATCACATTGATAGTGAAAAGAGTATTTGAAATTcgagaaaaataataatttttgtacAAAAAAAGGAAACTTGAGAGAAGTGGATTATCTTCAAGAAAAAGGTTCCAAAAAAACAAAactcaaaagagaaaaagaatacaGAAAACGATCACCAATGTATATAATTATTTAGAAAGCCAAATTTGAACGTGGAAGAAGATAGAGAGATATATAATATGTTTACCTATATTTGTTTCTATTTTCATCAGGGAAGTCTTGTCTGATCTGCATGACTTGAAATTTGTACACGACACTGTTTAATTTGCACTTCCgttaattacaatattagcccatAAACTAGCTTGTTTGGCATAGAGTATGCTATAGAACTCAACTATCAGTACGTATTGATACGTAAGTGTTCCATACAATACAACCATTTGCTAagtgtatttttaatttaaaagagtTAATATATCTATCAAATATGGTCATACTCATACACATCAGAATTTAACTTCTTTTGATCTCAACAACTTTCCCATACTACCATTCTTGAACTACAATCAAGTTGTCAGCCATATATACCTACCAATCTTGCCCCATACTCTCTCAAAAAATATTCTTCATGAGTTTTGTGTTAAACTTTCCCCTTTTTCTAACACTAGCTCTGGTTTTTAATTTGTTCATTTGAGACAGATTAAGAGACGAAAATCCATAGTGAAATTTGAATCCACGTCTAAATAATATATATAGTAGTATAATTTAGAGTTGTAACCAAAGACGGATCCAAAATTTAAATCTTATGAGTTCAACTTTTAAAGTTTTagtattgaacccattatatttttaaagtcatGAATTCATATcttctatttttgtaattttaataagtaataacaattaaatttatactcCGCGCTAAAAGTTATGGGTCGATAATACACTACATTCGCCCCTGGTTGTTTACCCATCATTTTTCAATTGTTATTGTTATTTGTTAGACTTCTAATTCATAGATTATATGTATCAGACGTAACTAGTAGATAAAAAGTGATATGACTGTATATATAGGTTAATGTACCCCTCATCAGCAGCCTTCTTGGTTAAAGCTCGTTGCGAGCCAAAAAAATTTTGAACGTCTATAGACTATAATGAAATTCTTCATTTTGCTATTCGTTGTAACCCAAATATCGAGTTTGTGATAACTTGTGCAGGGTTTGAAAGAATAACTaaagtttttttaattttaaaaagttgAGAGTTGAATAGTAACGTGCCAAAATGAAATAACATAACTTAAGCACCAAGATTGCAATTTTCAGCCACAGGAGGTAGTTAAGGAGAATACTCGTCTCGTAGTATATCTTAATTCCgagagacaaaataaaagaaaaacccctatttaataaaaatacaagaaaaaataTTTATAGTCCACTCTGCAGTTATTATTGAAGAAATAATATTGAAAACGACAAATGAGCCACATGCCCTGATGACTGATTCTTGTATTGGATTGTGATTGGTGGCTCTAAAATTTAACCACCGTTTCTCAATTATTGTTTTGTTTCTTCAGTTCAGTTCATACTACAGACTCCACCTACACAACCTTCACTCTCCTTCAAAAGTTCCTGGAGAGGACGACACTGtggaaaaataatttcaaaaagaaaaaaatattgacCCAATTTTTTTTCTTGAGAGAAAATATTTTGATGGGGTTTAATTCTTGGTTCTTCCTTATCTTGATTCTTGTTGTTGGGGCTCCAATATCATCCTCTATCCCCTTTATTGTACTCCATGGTATTAATTATTCTTGTTTCTCAACTTTTTTACTGTTAATATTACTATTTTCATATAAATATTTGTTTATTTGTTGGTTTTGTGTGGATTAGTAACTAATCATAAGAGTTGGTGGTTGTAGGAATTGGAGATCAGTGTTCACACAATGGAGTCAAACGTTTCACTGAGGAACTAAGTGAATGGTCCAAATCTGAAGGATATTGCTTGTAatatttcttctctctttttgtATTTATTTGAAATAGTTTTTAGGAGCTGTACTTAGTATGACCATATGATATATACTAATCTTATTTGGTGTTTAGCAAATTACTTTGTATATGATTGCAAAACTGCTTATTAATCTTTATCTGTTCTAATTAAAATACTATTCGTCCGTATAAAAGTTGTCTCTTTTATATTAAAGTGTCATGAAGCTTAATATGTTAATTTGACTTCATAAAAAAAAGGTAATATCTCTTTGTAAAAGATGTTTATTTGACTTTTGTATTATACTAATCTTAGTGGAAAAACAATACTAGGACAATGGTTGaagttagtttgttaaagaaaatttaTTATCAAActataaaatttgaatagttAAATGAATTTTGAATTCTTGAAAGTGGTGGAGTTAGTATAGAATTAATCAAATGGTGTCACATATTTTGGGACATTCCAAAATGGAAAGAGGGTCTTACAAATTGGGTCTGAGGATAATCTTATTTGGTGTGTGGCACATTTCTGCTAACGGTGTATCTGTATGTAGAACTGCTTCTTCTGAAATAAAAGGTATTTTGTTTGATTGACAACGAAGTTTGAAAAGTTAATTCGACATATGTAGTATGTTAGTCGTAGTGGAACAAAATGATGATTGCAAGTTTCATAGAGAATTTATCACATCAAATTGTATTTTGAATAGTTAAATGAATTTGAACTCTTGGAAATTGTGAAGCATGTTTAAAATGGTGTCAAACATTTTTCAACATACCACATGGGAAGAGTTTCATATATGTTGTAGTTCCTTTTTCCTTGATAAAAAAAGTTGTagttccttttccttttcttgaaGTAATGTTATTGCTGATTAGGCTTTAGTTAGTTGTTTTAGTGTTTGGTTGATACAGCTTAAGCATTTTGATAATGGTTACTACTATATTCCTCTGATTATTTAAAAAAGCCTTTTGATAAGCTATTAGCTTAGAGAAGCAACTTATACAATGAAGTCTGGTGAATATGCACTCTATTTATCACAAGTTGTGTCATGGGCTAGCTTTTAATAGACTGACATTCATCACTTTTAGCTAGCCGTTATTATTCTGAAGCAGAAGAGTTTATGCGTCAATATCAGAGTTGGAGTCAATTGTGGAGAATGGTTGTTCTTTGAAATCATGCTCAATTGATTACTTAATCTTCACTTATCGAAAAAAACTGATGCATGAATAAAGCTGCATGATAATCAGCAAAGTGGATTAGAAAGTTTCCTCAAAGACATCAAGCGCTCCACCCACCCCCCTCCGCAcaccagaagaaaatgaaaaaaaaagaaaagatttcTAATGTCTCCTAGTTATGTAGTTTTTTTCAAGATCATTAGTAGGAATTGTTTTGTTTGCCTTTGAAGCCATAGTTGAAATAGGTCTGAAGAAAAGGTATTATGTCACCATGTCTTGTTATCTGTCAATAGAGAGTTTACCAATTAGTATGGCTGGGGTTCAGGATTTTACATTTTGAATTGTACTTGCTGAATCTAATCTATTTCCAACACAGTCTTAGCTTATATGATTCTGTTCTATGGTCCAAGTCCTACAAAATCATCAGCGTTTTGTTCTCCACATGTGGTTATGTAACTTATATTGTTTAGTAATTGCACTCTCAACTTTCCCCTCGTAGGGAAATCGGAAATGGATCATGGGACTCTTGGTTTATGACTTTAGAGGATCAGGTAATGACATTGCATTATAATTTAAATGCTAGACGTCTTGGGCAATGAAATCTTGAGAACCTAGTTCTGATCTGTTCTTTTTCGTGTGCAGGCTGATGCAGTGTGTAGCAAGGTGATGGAGCTATGTCACTTAGTGAATTTTATTGTGGATAATCTCCCATGTTTGTTTTACTCACTGGCGAAACAAATTTTTGAGTACAGGTGAAGGAAATGAAAGAACTCCAAGATGGTTACAACATAGTTGGTCTCTCCCAGGTTATTTCAAGAAACTAGATCTTCTAAATTTGCATACTACTTTTATGAGTGTACTTTCCATCACTTAGTATCATATTTGTGTGTCAATATGATCCTTAACTAATTCCACTTggatttatttaatccatataatCTGTTGGTGACCAGTATGATCCTTGAACTAAGTCTGCAATCACTGAACTAGCTTAACTCGTACCAAACATCCAAAACTAATAGCGTCTGGGTCATGCAAGACACATGATATCATAACATTATTATTCGCTTGGAAAGTATATGCTTATTTTGTGATGTAATATTTTGGATTCAATTGGTTTGAGGCTGCATGGACTGCATATTTACTGCTCATCTGCTTATGATGCAGGGTAATCTAATAGGCCGAGCTGTTGTTGAATTTTGTGAGGGAGGACCACAGGTACAGAAAAAGCTTAAAGCAGGCTTTTGGCTTTCTGCATGTAATTCCGATTGACTTCTGATTTTATTTGCTTAAGTCAAATCAGATCTTTCTTATTCTAGCCATTTCAATCCAGCTCTTGCGACATTTGTGGATGTGTACCTCCGTGTAAAATATGATTAGCCGCTCTATAGATCAGTCTGTGACTGGTTACAATTATCTTATTTGCAGTGAGCTCTCCCATTATTCACTAGGACAATGGAACCTTGAAACTAGAAAATTACTGTGGGAATGAAGACTCCTTGGGCTCACTTGTCAAATATAATAattttcctttaaaataaaaaatcttaggCTCCatgttctttttctttatctcCTACAGAATGTCAGTTCTCCAGTTCCAGTTTCTAATTTCCACTCATAGCAAAGTTGTTGGTAGATTGTCAGAATTATAACTCTTCACCTTGTCCTCATTCCCTTAAAATGACAGCCTTAGTATTAATGCAATACTCTTCACCATCAGTATaagtcaacaacaacaaaccagtgTAATCTCACAGAGTGGGGAAACCATCAGTAGAAGTCATTCTTCCAAATTTGAGGGCCTACCATCAGCTGTGGAAACAATTTTCAGGTCTTTACCTGACGAACTTCATTTGTATTTGTGCTTCTGGAGAATAGTCCATCACATATATTGCTCGGAATCGAAAAATACATCCAGTCTTTCCTGCAATACTCATCAATCtgtaatttttgaagaaaaaacgaGATTCCCTAATTTGTGTGATGGGAATGcgaatgaaaaatgaagaaaaacaaaaaatacaacgAGGAAAAGAAGTACTTTATCTCCCTCTTTACAGTAATTGGAGGAATGAAGTGATATATTGTATTGACTACATAAAGGGATGACGAGTTAAAACGTGCTGCTTCCCAACCTTGTAATCTGCATTATTTATAGTGAATGGAGAAATATTTAATTTTTCAGTTCtccaaagaaagaaaaaggagaatTCCAAGAGAGAAATCATTGAACTTCTTAGCTTTCATGTGGCTTTTCTTTACATTATTAATTCCACATGTTACTGTTGTCATCTGTCTCGGCCTTATGTTTGCTGTACTTGAGAAATTTCAATAATAAGCATTTGTGCTTGTTCCCGTGACAGGTTAAGAATTTTATTTCCTTAGGAGGACCTCATGCTGGCACTGCTTCAGTTCCTCTCTGTGGTGTAAGTGTTTGTACAGTTTTATACCATCATTTGCTATCTATCCTTCAAAAAGACAAGTTTACTTGGTAGTTTCTGGTAGCTGGTTTATGtaaggattttttttttggtcATCTGCCTTCTTCCTTTGGGAAAATTTAACAGAAGCCTCTTAGCCACTGTTATAGCTTCTTGATGATAATTATTGAGGTGAAATACGACCACAGTAGTGGTTTCGCCGCAGCAGGGGTGACGAGGCTGATTTATAGATTTTTTATCACTGAATCATCCTCCTTGGCATGTTTTCACATTGTTCTTGATCTCATATTCATTTTGCAGTCTGGCATTTTTTGCATTATTGCTGATAGTCTAATCAAGTCGGAGATATACTCTGCATTTGTCCAGGTATTACGAAGTTCTGATTCTGTTTTCTTTACCAAGGGAAGTTTGGCATGCTTCCTTGGAATGATAATATTTAATTTGCAGGCTCACTTGGCTCCTAGTGGGTATCTCAAGCTTCCAAATGTAAGTGGCATATTATTGCATTTCACATTACGTAATGTCATAATGTGATCTGCAAACAATCCTATGACAATTTTTAGTTGCTTCACAACTTTGCTTCTTCTCTGTATATTGGTGGGAATGGAATATCTAAAATCAAATTTCAAATTTGCAAAAAGCCTGGTTGAACTAAAAAGAGAACAATTTGATAAGCCACAATGCGCACACTCCAAAATTCATAATGCTTATCCTATCTGTTCTAGATGTCTTGTCTCTGTTTCTCTATTTTATACGAGttattgtttgaagagaaaaaagTGGTTGCATGTAAGTTCTTTGAAGGATAGAGAGGAGTTGACTGCATCTGGTGGCTGCTGCATTTTGGGATTTTAGGTTGGTTGTTGATGATGCAAAATCAAGGGGAGGAATTTTAGATCCATTTGTTAACTAATTCTTACTTGCTTTATTTTGTAGTTACCATTTTATAATGTGATTTTT
This region includes:
- the LOC138876245 gene encoding secreted RxLR effector protein 161-like; translation: MNYGILYSGFPYILEGYSDANWISDSDETNFTSGYVFTLGGGAISWKSAKQTTIARSTMESEFVALKLAGSKAEWLRNFLANISLIKDALPLVFMHCDCQAAIAIAKNKSYNCKSRHMKLRHDVIK